One window from the genome of Ananas comosus cultivar F153 linkage group 13, ASM154086v1, whole genome shotgun sequence encodes:
- the LOC109719431 gene encoding zinc finger CCCH domain-containing protein 53-like isoform X1, with translation MRAKSPRLGVGGGGGGGGGGGGGGGVSQLMASAFPYSPTGSVPPSPSAPNRAAAAAAAAAATAAALMLGCDDAHKFVARSPRLERSDLAAGLANPGSRQIYLTFPADSTFSEEDVSKYFSIYGPVQDVRIPYQQKRMFGFVTFVYPETVKLILAKGNPHFVCDARVLVKPYKEKGKVPDKYRKQQQQQTERGDFSGCSTPTGLLDTRDPFELPQIGTRMLYGANSCQEVLLRRKLEEQQQAAELQQAIELQGRRFMGLQLLDLKARTHLTPTTIPSPTINPASASAAAAAAAAEGKSNGGGGEATSQDKKLNTGAAAAVAEPSASAVNAANKEESTGKANPNVDCDFQESSLEHNLPDSPFASPTKASSSSSSSSFLLGDSSSFSSAIMLPVESPQSNSTSSFMASNLLPPTSTLDLASSYNSCFFQMPRFSSGHGAIGM, from the exons atgCGCGCCAAGAGCCCGCGcctcggcgtcggcggcggaggcggaggaggcggagggggagggggagggggcgggGTCTCGCAGCTCATGGCCTCGGCGTTCCCCTACTCGCCCACGGGCTCCGTGCCCCCCTCGCCCTCGGCCCCGAACcgcgcggccgcggcggcggcggccgcggcagCGACCGCCGCGGCGCTGATGCTCGGGTGCGACGACGCGCATAAGTTCGTGGCCCGGTCGCCGCGGCTCGAAAGGAGCGACCTTGCGGCGGGGCTGGCGAACCCCGGCTCGAGGCAGATCTACCTCACCTTCCCCGCCGATAGCACCTTCAGCGAAGAGGACGTTTCCAAATACTTCAG TATCTATGGACCAGTGCAAGATGTGCGAATCCCCTACCAGCAAAAGAGGATGTTTGGCTTCGTCACTTTCGTCTACCCAGAAACAGTGAAGCTGATTCTCGCGAAAGGAAACCCCCATTTCGTTTGCGACGCGCGCGTTCTCGTGAAGCCGTATAAGGAGAAGGGCAAAGTCCCCGACAAGTACAG GAAACAGCAACAACAGCAAACTGAAAGGGGGGATTTTTCTGGGTGTTCGACTCCCACAGGGCTACTAGACACCAGAGATCCCTTTGAATTGCCTCAAATTG GAACAAGGATGTTGTATGGTGCTAATAGTTGCCAAGAAGTGCTTCTGAGGAGGAAGCTGGAGGAGCAGCAACAAGCCGCAGAGCTCCAGCAAGCGATCGAGCTACAAGGGAGGCGATTCATGGGTCTCCAACTGCTTGATCTCAAAGCTCGAACCCACCTCACCCCCACCACCATCCCCTCTCCCACCATTAACCCAGCTTcagcttctgctgctgctgctgctgctgctgctgagggGAAGAgcaatggaggaggaggagaagccaCAAGCCAAG ATAAGAAGCTGAACACTGGAGCAGCTGCGGCAGTGGCAGAGCCCAGTGCCTCGGCGGTCAACGCGGCCAACAAGGAGGAATCCACCGGAAAAGCAAACCCCAATGTGGATTGTGATTTCCAAGAAAG TAGCTTGGAGCACAATTTGCCTGATAGCCCCTTTGCATCACCAACCaaggcttcttcttcttcttcttcttcttctttcttgttGGGCGactcttcctctttctcctcaGCAATAATGTTGCCTGTTGAGTCTCCTCAGAGTAATAGCACCAGCAGTTTCATGGCTTCTAATCTTCTCCCTCCCACCTCCACCCTTGATCTGGCTTCTTCCTACAACTCATGCTTCTTCCAAATGCCCAG GTTTTCATCTGGGCATGGTGCCATTGGAATGTGA
- the LOC109719431 gene encoding zinc finger CCCH domain-containing protein 53-like isoform X2: MRAKSPRLGVGGGGGGGGGGGGGGGVSQLMASAFPYSPTGSVPPSPSAPNRAAAAAAAAAATAAALMLGCDDAHKFVARSPRLERSDLAAGLANPGSRQIYLTFPADSTFSEEDVSKYFSIYGPVQDVRIPYQQKRMFGFVTFVYPETVKLILAKGNPHFVCDARVLVKPYKEKGKVPDKYRKQQQQQTERGDFSGCSTPTGLLDTRDPFELPQIGTRMLYGANSCQEVLLRRKLEEQQQAAELQQAIELQGRRFMGLQLLDLKARTHLTPTTIPSPTINPASASAAAAAAAAEGKSNGGGGEATSQDKKLNTGAAAAVAEPSASAVNAANKEESTGKANPNVDCDFQERFSSGHGAIGM; this comes from the exons atgCGCGCCAAGAGCCCGCGcctcggcgtcggcggcggaggcggaggaggcggagggggagggggagggggcgggGTCTCGCAGCTCATGGCCTCGGCGTTCCCCTACTCGCCCACGGGCTCCGTGCCCCCCTCGCCCTCGGCCCCGAACcgcgcggccgcggcggcggcggccgcggcagCGACCGCCGCGGCGCTGATGCTCGGGTGCGACGACGCGCATAAGTTCGTGGCCCGGTCGCCGCGGCTCGAAAGGAGCGACCTTGCGGCGGGGCTGGCGAACCCCGGCTCGAGGCAGATCTACCTCACCTTCCCCGCCGATAGCACCTTCAGCGAAGAGGACGTTTCCAAATACTTCAG TATCTATGGACCAGTGCAAGATGTGCGAATCCCCTACCAGCAAAAGAGGATGTTTGGCTTCGTCACTTTCGTCTACCCAGAAACAGTGAAGCTGATTCTCGCGAAAGGAAACCCCCATTTCGTTTGCGACGCGCGCGTTCTCGTGAAGCCGTATAAGGAGAAGGGCAAAGTCCCCGACAAGTACAG GAAACAGCAACAACAGCAAACTGAAAGGGGGGATTTTTCTGGGTGTTCGACTCCCACAGGGCTACTAGACACCAGAGATCCCTTTGAATTGCCTCAAATTG GAACAAGGATGTTGTATGGTGCTAATAGTTGCCAAGAAGTGCTTCTGAGGAGGAAGCTGGAGGAGCAGCAACAAGCCGCAGAGCTCCAGCAAGCGATCGAGCTACAAGGGAGGCGATTCATGGGTCTCCAACTGCTTGATCTCAAAGCTCGAACCCACCTCACCCCCACCACCATCCCCTCTCCCACCATTAACCCAGCTTcagcttctgctgctgctgctgctgctgctgctgagggGAAGAgcaatggaggaggaggagaagccaCAAGCCAAG ATAAGAAGCTGAACACTGGAGCAGCTGCGGCAGTGGCAGAGCCCAGTGCCTCGGCGGTCAACGCGGCCAACAAGGAGGAATCCACCGGAAAAGCAAACCCCAATGTGGATTGTGATTTCCAAGAAAG GTTTTCATCTGGGCATGGTGCCATTGGAATGTGA